A genome region from Sphingobium sp. CR2-8 includes the following:
- a CDS encoding hemolysin family protein, with amino-acid sequence MADGSPKDGTASKEGDSSNEGGLWSGIKSLLFGEGEETSLRKELEEALDDYDEEEQDENGAAPAKGDLSAIERQMVRNLLHFSEHTVDDVAVPRADIIAIEETASFADLADLFAEAGHSRVPVYRGTLDTIVGMIHIRDAFAILAGKAPVPDTLEPLIRQPLYVPESMGALDLLAEMRAKRTHLAIVLDEYSGTEGLLTFEDLVEEIVGDVEDEHDDAPEAMLVPLDGGLWEADARAELDDVAKDIDEKLGDVEEDVDTLGGLAFVLAGRVPEPGEILDHAPSGWKLEIVASDGRRVTRLRLHPPVEKEEPEA; translated from the coding sequence ATGGCTGACGGCAGTCCGAAGGACGGCACCGCTTCGAAAGAAGGGGACAGTAGCAACGAGGGCGGATTATGGAGCGGTATCAAGTCGCTCCTGTTCGGTGAAGGCGAGGAAACCAGCCTTCGCAAGGAGCTGGAAGAAGCCCTCGACGACTATGACGAAGAAGAGCAGGACGAAAATGGCGCCGCGCCCGCGAAGGGCGACCTGTCGGCCATTGAGCGGCAGATGGTGCGCAACCTGCTTCATTTTTCCGAACATACGGTGGATGATGTCGCCGTGCCGCGCGCCGACATCATTGCGATCGAGGAAACGGCGAGCTTCGCAGACTTGGCCGACCTGTTCGCGGAGGCCGGACACAGCCGCGTGCCGGTGTATCGCGGGACCCTCGACACCATCGTCGGCATGATCCACATCCGCGACGCCTTCGCGATTCTGGCGGGCAAGGCCCCGGTGCCCGACACGCTGGAACCGCTGATCCGCCAGCCGCTTTATGTGCCTGAAAGCATGGGCGCGCTGGACCTGCTGGCAGAAATGCGCGCCAAGCGAACGCATCTGGCCATCGTGCTGGACGAATATTCCGGCACCGAAGGCCTGTTGACGTTCGAGGATCTGGTCGAGGAAATTGTCGGCGACGTCGAGGACGAGCATGACGATGCGCCCGAGGCGATGTTGGTGCCGCTAGACGGTGGCCTGTGGGAAGCCGACGCCCGCGCCGAACTGGACGATGTCGCCAAAGACATCGACGAGAAGCTGGGCGATGTCGAAGAGGATGTGGACACGCTGGGCGGACTGGCCTTCGTGCTGGCTGGCCGCGTACCTGAGCCGGGTGAGATACTGGACCATGCGCCCAGCGGCTGGAAGCTGGAAATCGTCGCGAGCGACGGCCGCCGCGTGACGCGCCTGCGTTTGCATCCACCGGTCGAGAAGGAAGAACCGGAGGCATAA
- the ybeY gene encoding rRNA maturation RNase YbeY codes for MIEVAVLHDQGWPDTDWAFLAQRAVASAIAHSPYAAFASDQTLYEVAVKLTSDEEVHSLNRAYRDKDKPTNVLSFPMVQDDLLQATANTDDGEVLLGDIVLAEGVCAAEAAEKGISVADHATHLIVHGTFHLLGYDHMDDNEAEAMEALETAALASIGLSDPYGDRQSV; via the coding sequence ATGATTGAAGTCGCCGTCCTGCACGACCAAGGCTGGCCCGATACGGACTGGGCGTTTCTGGCCCAGCGCGCTGTCGCCAGCGCGATTGCGCACAGTCCCTATGCGGCGTTCGCCAGCGATCAGACGCTGTATGAAGTGGCGGTCAAGCTGACCTCCGACGAGGAGGTCCATAGCCTGAACCGCGCCTATCGCGACAAGGACAAGCCGACCAACGTCCTGTCCTTCCCGATGGTACAGGACGACCTGCTTCAGGCCACGGCCAACACCGACGATGGCGAAGTGCTGCTGGGCGATATCGTGCTGGCCGAAGGGGTCTGCGCCGCCGAGGCGGCGGAAAAGGGCATCTCCGTTGCCGACCATGCCACGCATCTGATCGTCCATGGGACTTTTCATTTGCTTGGATATGATCATATGGACGACAATGAAGCCGAAGCTATGGAGGCGCTGGAAACGGCGGCTCTGGCAAGCATCGGCCTTTCCGATCCCTATGGGGATCGACAGAGCGTTTAG
- a CDS encoding PhoH family protein, with translation MSKKPNHHHREAVAEKARLEVTFEKPHLLGTLFGQYDRNLVAIENRLGVYIAARGNKLQIEGEAEAAARARDVMTGLYNRIVAGQEIDTGAVEAVIAMSSEPTLDGIIRHDVAEPPKVMIRTRKKTIVPRSATQVTYMEALNRNDIIFALGPAGTGKTYLAVAQAVSQLITGSVDRLILSRPAVEAGEKLGFLPGDMKEKVDPYLRPIYDALHDTLPAEQVERRIASGEIEIAPLAFMRGRTLANAFIVLDEAQNTTIAQMKMFLTRFGEGSRMVICGDPKQVDLPQPGISGLADAVARLDGVEGIAMVPFGIADVVRHPVVGRIVQAYEGPDA, from the coding sequence ATGAGCAAGAAACCGAATCATCACCACCGCGAAGCCGTCGCCGAAAAGGCGCGACTGGAAGTGACCTTCGAAAAGCCACATCTGCTGGGCACGTTGTTCGGTCAATATGACCGCAATCTGGTCGCCATCGAAAATCGGCTGGGCGTTTATATCGCCGCGCGGGGCAACAAGTTGCAGATCGAGGGGGAAGCCGAAGCCGCCGCGCGCGCGCGCGACGTCATGACCGGCCTCTACAACCGGATCGTCGCGGGGCAGGAAATCGACACCGGCGCCGTGGAGGCCGTCATCGCCATGTCATCGGAACCCACATTGGACGGCATCATCCGCCACGACGTCGCCGAACCGCCCAAGGTGATGATCCGCACGCGCAAGAAGACGATTGTCCCGCGATCCGCGACGCAGGTCACCTATATGGAGGCGCTGAACCGCAACGACATCATCTTCGCGCTGGGGCCAGCAGGCACCGGCAAGACCTATCTGGCGGTGGCTCAGGCGGTCAGCCAGCTCATCACCGGCAGCGTCGACCGGCTGATCCTTTCACGTCCCGCAGTGGAAGCGGGCGAGAAGCTGGGCTTCCTGCCCGGCGACATGAAGGAGAAGGTCGATCCCTATCTCCGCCCGATCTACGACGCGCTGCACGATACGCTGCCTGCCGAGCAGGTGGAACGGCGCATCGCATCCGGCGAGATCGAGATTGCGCCGCTGGCCTTCATGCGCGGCCGTACGCTGGCCAACGCGTTCATCGTGCTGGACGAAGCGCAGAATACGACCATCGCCCAGATGAAGATGTTCCTGACCCGTTTCGGCGAAGGCAGCCGCATGGTCATCTGCGGCGATCCCAAGCAGGTCGATTTGCCACAGCCGGGCATATCGGGCCTGGCCGACGCGGTCGCGCGGCTGGATGGCGTGGAGGGCATCGCGATGGTGCCGTTCGGCATAGCCGACGTGGTGCGCCATCCGGTGGTCGGGCGGATCGTGCAGGCCTATGAGGGGCCGGATGCCTGA